A DNA window from Hydrogenophaga taeniospiralis contains the following coding sequences:
- a CDS encoding glycine zipper 2TM domain-containing protein, translating to MTLNKPVLIPVLAGLIGVSASGLAQARMEKARVLSSTPVVERIAVPREVCRDETVVVPGRKTGAGAVIGGIAGGAMGNAIGDGNGRALATVIGLVGGAVVGNRIEGHGQPSTQVVRQCQTQTHYQSRTVGYDVVYRYAGVTYKVQMPEEPGRFVRVNVTPAMASPYPRHDGYGRYQQRQDLQPVMTRVVSGSRAYQAEPVEAQIAYEEDYPRRSADDHWDREWR from the coding sequence ATGACTCTGAACAAGCCCGTCCTGATTCCCGTCCTTGCCGGCCTGATCGGCGTGAGCGCCAGCGGCCTGGCACAAGCCCGGATGGAAAAGGCCCGTGTGCTCAGCAGCACACCCGTGGTCGAGCGCATTGCCGTGCCGCGCGAAGTCTGCCGCGACGAGACCGTCGTGGTGCCCGGGCGCAAGACGGGCGCTGGCGCGGTGATCGGCGGCATCGCTGGCGGCGCCATGGGCAACGCGATCGGTGACGGCAACGGCCGCGCCCTGGCCACCGTGATCGGCCTGGTGGGCGGTGCCGTGGTGGGCAACCGCATCGAAGGCCATGGACAACCCAGCACGCAGGTGGTGCGCCAGTGCCAGACCCAGACCCACTACCAGAGCCGCACCGTGGGCTACGACGTGGTCTACCGATACGCCGGCGTCACATACAAGGTGCAGATGCCGGAAGAGCCGGGTCGCTTCGTGCGGGTGAACGTGACGCCGGCCATGGCCAGCCCGTATCCGCGCCACGACGGATACGGCCGCTATCAGCAGCGGCAAGACCTGCAGCCCGTAATGACGCGTGTGGTGAGCGGCTCCCGCGCCTACCAGGCCGAACCGGTCGAGGCGCAGATCGCCTATGAAGAAGACTACCCCCGCCGCTCGGCGGACGACCACTGGGACCGTGAGTGGCGCTGA
- a CDS encoding metallophosphoesterase family protein, giving the protein MRLALVSDIHGNLAALEAVMQDIERRQVHQVVNLGDTLSGPLLPMETAQRLSTLPWLHVAGNHERQVLHLPLPRQNPSDAYTSGQLAETDKAWLASHADPCDPRLHQATMWPDRLGSDVALCHGSPRSDIEYLLETPVGEEARLATPAEIEERLDGRIPPHIGLLACGHTHVPRSVELAGLLIVNPGSVGLPAYDDDHPYPLSRYHRIETGSPHARYAVVEKHNGRWICDLISVPYDHESMALLADQRDRPDWAYALRTGHMPRG; this is encoded by the coding sequence ATGCGCCTGGCACTGGTATCCGACATCCACGGCAATCTGGCCGCCCTGGAGGCCGTCATGCAAGACATCGAACGCCGCCAGGTGCATCAGGTCGTCAACCTGGGCGACACCCTCAGCGGCCCTTTGCTGCCCATGGAGACCGCCCAGCGCCTGAGCACGCTGCCCTGGCTGCATGTCGCGGGCAACCACGAGCGGCAGGTCCTGCACCTGCCCTTGCCGCGCCAGAACCCGTCGGACGCCTACACCAGCGGCCAACTGGCCGAGACTGACAAGGCCTGGCTGGCCAGCCACGCGGACCCCTGCGACCCCCGACTGCATCAAGCGACGATGTGGCCCGACCGGCTGGGCAGCGATGTGGCCCTGTGCCACGGCAGCCCGCGCAGCGACATCGAGTACCTGCTGGAAACGCCGGTGGGGGAAGAGGCCCGCTTGGCCACGCCGGCCGAAATAGAGGAACGGCTCGATGGGCGCATTCCGCCGCACATCGGTCTGCTCGCCTGCGGGCACACCCATGTGCCCCGGTCCGTGGAGCTCGCCGGCTTGTTGATCGTCAACCCCGGCAGCGTGGGCCTGCCCGCCTACGACGACGACCACCCGTACCCGCTGTCGCGTTACCACCGCATCGAAACCGGCAGCCCGCACGCACGGTATGCGGTGGTCGAGAAACACAACGGGCGCTGGATCTGCGACCTGATCAGCGTGCCGTACGACCACGAGTCCATGGCCTTGTTGGCCGATCAACGGGACCGCCCCGACTGGGCATACGCCCTGCGCACGGGCCACATGCCACGCGGTTGA
- a CDS encoding MATE family efflux transporter, producing the protein MPPSQSSSLSAVPPRVPALWRVYLVFLAPMVLSNILQGLSGTLNGIFIGQMLGTHALAAVSGMFPIVFFFISLVIGLGAGASVLIGQAWGAREPHKAKAIAGTAITLGALIGLVAAVLGTAFAREAMLALGTPADVLADAVAYARMMMLFMPLLLVFILLTQLLRGVSDTVSPLLALLLSTTVGLVLTPALIQGWLGLPRLGIQSAAVAGFVSTAAALVFLALRLRRLGHVLAPDRELLKVLRLDRAILGKVLRIGLPTGLQMVVISLSELVILALVNGHGSQATAAYGAVTQIVNYVQFPALSIAITASILAAQTIGAGRVERLGAILGTGLWLNAVLIGGLVLLGYALSHTVLGLFLTQAPVLEQAEHLLHLMLWSILVFGFQAVIGGVMRASGDVLVPMAISVFCILGVQLPVAYALNARLGLEGIWIAFPVAYVAMLGLQTAYYRGVWRHRKIRRLV; encoded by the coding sequence ATGCCGCCTTCTCAATCCTCTTCGCTGTCCGCCGTGCCACCACGGGTCCCCGCGCTGTGGCGCGTCTACCTGGTGTTCCTGGCGCCCATGGTGCTGTCCAACATCTTGCAGGGCCTCTCGGGCACGCTCAACGGCATCTTCATCGGGCAGATGCTCGGCACCCACGCGCTGGCGGCGGTCTCGGGCATGTTTCCCATCGTGTTCTTCTTCATCTCGCTGGTGATCGGGCTGGGCGCGGGCGCCTCGGTGCTGATCGGCCAGGCCTGGGGCGCGCGCGAACCGCACAAGGCGAAAGCCATCGCGGGCACCGCCATCACGCTGGGCGCGCTCATCGGGCTCGTGGCCGCGGTGCTGGGCACCGCCTTCGCCCGCGAAGCCATGCTGGCGCTGGGCACCCCGGCCGACGTGCTGGCCGACGCCGTGGCCTACGCGCGGATGATGATGCTCTTCATGCCGCTGCTGCTGGTGTTCATCCTGCTCACCCAGCTGCTGCGCGGTGTGAGCGATACCGTCTCGCCCCTGCTGGCGCTGCTGCTGTCCACCACCGTGGGGCTGGTGTTGACGCCGGCGCTCATCCAGGGCTGGCTGGGCCTGCCCCGGCTGGGCATCCAGAGCGCGGCGGTGGCCGGCTTCGTCTCCACCGCCGCCGCACTGGTGTTTCTGGCGCTGCGCCTGCGCCGCCTGGGCCATGTGCTGGCGCCCGACCGCGAGCTGCTCAAGGTCCTGCGGCTGGACCGCGCCATCCTGGGCAAGGTGCTGCGCATTGGCCTGCCCACGGGTCTGCAGATGGTGGTGATCTCGCTGTCGGAGCTGGTGATCCTGGCGCTGGTCAACGGCCACGGTTCGCAGGCCACCGCGGCCTATGGCGCGGTCACGCAGATCGTCAACTACGTGCAGTTTCCCGCGCTCTCGATCGCGATCACGGCCTCGATCCTGGCGGCGCAGACCATCGGCGCGGGCCGGGTCGAGCGGCTGGGTGCGATCCTGGGCACGGGCCTGTGGCTCAACGCCGTGCTCATCGGCGGCCTGGTGCTGCTGGGCTACGCCCTCTCGCACACGGTGTTGGGCCTGTTCCTCACGCAGGCGCCGGTGCTGGAGCAGGCCGAGCACCTGCTGCACCTGATGCTCTGGAGCATCCTGGTGTTCGGCTTCCAGGCCGTGATCGGTGGCGTCATGCGCGCCAGCGGAGACGTCCTGGTGCCCATGGCCATTTCGGTGTTCTGCATCCTGGGCGTGCAGCTGCCGGTGGCCTACGCGCTGAACGCCCGCCTGGGGCTGGAAGGCATCTGGATCGCGTTCCCGGTGGCCTATGTGGCCATGCTGGGCCTGCAGACGGCGTACTACCGGGGCGTCTGGCGCCACCGCAAGATCCGCCGCCTGGTCTGA
- the htpX gene encoding protease HtpX has translation MKRILLFVLTNFAVMAVLLITTRILGVDRFLTANGLNMTALAGFSLVIGFGGAIISLLISKPMAKFSTGARVINQPQTADEAWIVQTVQNFASKAGIGMPEVAIYEGAPNAFATGAFKNSALVAVSTGLLQNMTKEEVEAVIGHEVAHVANGDMVTMTLIQGVMNTFVVFLSRVIGYAVDAFLRRGSDSHSGPGIGYMVTTIVMDIVLGFLAAIIVAWFSRQREFRADAGAANLMGRKQPMINALARLGGLTPGELPKTMQAMGITGGLGKLFSTHPPMEERIDALQKL, from the coding sequence ATGAAACGCATCCTGCTGTTCGTCCTGACCAACTTTGCCGTCATGGCGGTGCTGTTGATCACCACCCGCATCCTGGGCGTGGACCGTTTCCTCACGGCCAACGGGCTGAACATGACGGCGCTGGCCGGGTTCTCGCTGGTGATCGGTTTTGGCGGCGCCATCATTTCGCTGCTCATCAGCAAGCCCATGGCCAAGTTCAGCACCGGCGCGCGGGTCATCAACCAGCCCCAGACCGCCGACGAGGCCTGGATCGTGCAGACGGTGCAGAACTTTGCCAGCAAGGCCGGCATCGGCATGCCCGAGGTGGCCATCTACGAGGGCGCGCCCAACGCCTTCGCCACCGGCGCCTTCAAGAACTCGGCCCTGGTGGCCGTGTCCACCGGCCTGCTGCAGAACATGACCAAGGAGGAAGTCGAGGCCGTGATCGGCCACGAGGTGGCCCACGTGGCCAACGGCGACATGGTCACCATGACGCTGATCCAGGGTGTGATGAACACCTTCGTGGTGTTCCTGAGCCGTGTGATCGGCTATGCGGTGGACGCCTTCCTGCGCCGCGGCAGCGACAGCCACTCCGGCCCCGGCATCGGCTACATGGTCACCACCATCGTGATGGACATCGTGCTGGGTTTCCTGGCCGCCATCATCGTGGCCTGGTTCAGCCGCCAGCGCGAGTTCCGCGCCGACGCCGGTGCCGCCAACCTGATGGGCCGCAAGCAGCCCATGATCAACGCCCTGGCCCGCCTGGGTGGCCTCACCCCCGGTGAGCTGCCCAAGACCATGCAGGCCATGGGCATCACCGGTGGCCTGGGCAAACTGTTCTCGACCCACCCGCCGATGGAAGAGCGCATCGACGCGCTGCAAAAACTCTGA
- a CDS encoding NAD(P)/FAD-dependent oxidoreductase, protein MIRIAELKLPLAEVPAEHRRAADAPTETDADREPPPHPTEALTRLAAQALGVDTAAIAHLQIFKRSFDARKADLLAVYIVDLTLADPAQEAALLAQHAANPHIQPTPDMAWQPPGHAPAGWPADESDRPVVVGLGPCGLFTALALAQMGLRPIVLERGKPVRERTKDTWGLWRKRQLNPESNVQYGEGGAGLFSDGKLYSQIKDPRFLGRKVMQEFVEAGAPPEILYQAHPHIGTFKLVKVVEAMRDKIVALGGEIRFQHQVCGLTLAPDGDGQRIAALRVRRLDSGDTLEMPVRRVVLALGHSSRDTFALLLDAGVFLEAKPFSVGFRIEHPQSVIDRARWGRHAGHPLLGAADYKLVHHAKNGRAVYSFCMCPGGTVVAATSEPGRVVTNGMSQYSRNERNANAGLVVGIEPADFPQQFPQDTPLWTAAFGDADGARYAQQAQALAAQGQTHPLAGIVLQRQLEARAYELGGATYEAPGQLVGDFVTQRPSTALGGVVPSYKPGVKLGNLVPALPAYAIEAMREAIPVFGRKIKGYDMADAVLTGVETRTSSPLRITRGPDLQSLNTRGLYPAGEGAGYAGGILSAGVDGLKVAEALAHDLLGLQPAA, encoded by the coding sequence ATGATCCGCATTGCCGAACTCAAACTGCCCCTGGCCGAGGTGCCGGCCGAACACCGCCGCGCCGCCGACGCGCCCACCGAAACCGACGCCGACCGCGAGCCGCCGCCCCACCCGACCGAAGCCCTGACGCGGCTGGCCGCGCAGGCCCTGGGTGTGGACACCGCCGCCATCGCCCACCTGCAGATCTTCAAGCGCAGCTTCGACGCCCGCAAGGCCGACCTGCTCGCCGTCTACATCGTGGACCTGACGCTGGCGGACCCGGCGCAGGAAGCGGCCCTGCTCGCGCAACACGCCGCCAACCCGCACATCCAGCCCACGCCCGACATGGCCTGGCAGCCGCCCGGCCACGCGCCCGCCGGCTGGCCCGCGGACGAGTCCGACCGGCCGGTGGTGGTGGGCCTGGGGCCTTGCGGCCTGTTCACGGCGCTGGCGCTGGCGCAGATGGGCCTGAGGCCGATCGTGCTGGAGCGTGGCAAACCGGTGCGCGAGCGCACCAAGGACACCTGGGGCCTGTGGCGCAAGCGCCAGCTCAACCCCGAGAGCAACGTGCAGTACGGCGAGGGCGGCGCCGGCCTGTTCTCCGACGGCAAGCTCTACAGCCAGATCAAGGACCCGCGTTTCCTCGGCCGCAAGGTGATGCAGGAGTTCGTGGAGGCCGGCGCGCCGCCCGAGATCCTCTACCAGGCCCACCCGCACATCGGCACCTTCAAGCTGGTGAAGGTGGTCGAGGCCATGCGCGACAAGATCGTCGCGCTCGGGGGCGAGATCCGTTTCCAGCACCAGGTCTGCGGCCTCACGCTGGCGCCCGACGGCGACGGCCAGCGCATCGCGGCGCTGCGGGTGCGCCGGCTCGACAGCGGTGACACGCTGGAGATGCCGGTGCGGCGCGTGGTGCTGGCCCTGGGCCACAGCTCGCGCGACACCTTCGCGCTGCTGTTGGACGCGGGCGTGTTCCTCGAAGCCAAGCCGTTCTCGGTCGGCTTTCGCATCGAGCACCCGCAAAGCGTGATCGACCGCGCGCGCTGGGGCCGCCACGCCGGCCACCCGCTGCTGGGCGCGGCCGACTACAAGCTGGTGCACCACGCGAAGAACGGCCGCGCGGTCTACAGCTTCTGCATGTGCCCGGGCGGCACCGTGGTGGCCGCCACCAGCGAACCGGGCCGTGTGGTCACCAACGGCATGAGCCAGTATTCGCGCAACGAGCGCAACGCCAACGCGGGCCTGGTGGTGGGCATCGAGCCGGCCGACTTCCCGCAACAGTTTCCGCAAGACACCCCGCTGTGGACCGCCGCCTTCGGCGATGCCGACGGCGCGCGCTACGCCCAGCAGGCCCAGGCGCTGGCGGCGCAGGGCCAGACGCATCCGCTGGCCGGCATCGTGCTGCAGCGCCAGCTCGAAGCCCGGGCCTACGAGCTGGGTGGCGCCACCTACGAGGCGCCCGGCCAGCTGGTGGGCGACTTCGTGACGCAGCGGCCGTCCACGGCGCTGGGCGGCGTGGTGCCCTCGTACAAGCCGGGTGTGAAACTGGGCAACCTCGTCCCCGCCCTGCCCGCCTACGCCATCGAGGCCATGCGCGAAGCCATTCCCGTGTTCGGCCGCAAGATCAAGGGCTACGACATGGCCGACGCCGTGCTCACCGGTGTGGAGACGCGCACCAGTTCGCCGCTGCGCATCACACGCGGCCCCGACCTCCAGAGCCTGAACACGCGCGGCCTGTACCCCGCGGGCGAAGGCGCGGGCTACGCCGGTGGCATCCTCTCGGCCGGGGTGGACGGCCTCAAGGTGGCCGAGGCACTGGCACACGACCTGCTCGGCCTGCAACCAGCCGCCTGA